From the Astatotilapia calliptera chromosome 6, fAstCal1.2, whole genome shotgun sequence genome, one window contains:
- the vasna gene encoding vasorin a isoform X1, whose protein sequence is MICKPFITMIQYFLLFVLSSGLVLSSDCPASCDCPMQGSIFCINLPAPIVPRVPTTTQNLYIFQNAIITLAQEDFKGLMELELLDLSQNELTEIPDGVFEMLSKLKNLDLSTNQITHISKGSFSGLVQLERLYLHSNRIQSIHLEAFEGLEKLLELKLQGNQLTSLPSLQFPSLLLLDLSNNNIPTLSPSDLQTPHLETLKVASLKLTTLHEDLVASLKNLHELDISSNQLAEVPRALKHDFLKGLTKLSLAGNPLGDLRVEDFDKLSGLQELDLSSLNLQGFPPHFFHTFPKLRTLTAAKNPFDCLCPLAWFPVWLKEKKVILERHEETRCHFPLVNAGKMLSELDHKDFGCPSTTTLQMGSPIGSTSVPQLPYTSPRTTHTNAIPPPPPPSEETISPKTEPPVFPSSTSGQYEHFCPPNICLNGGTCYFDPVGELGCLCLSGTFGLYCENMDDVPQPPATEDSIVTTEMPDKLDAISSRQVTSTSILLDLHRFIKSQPHIRGIKLTYRNLSGPDRRSITLNVPPNYPEYTLRGLRPNCTYSVCANPLGEKISSRANNSAEMGSCTEARTEGIPVTSSEPWVETQPSMTYTLIPALAALALVLGFAVVAGTIICLRKRKQANSGLEPELGPTDPDPMELEGKPCLENGGNGTTPLKQPEIDHCFTPQPLPYMQQNGGLDYVALLVQGHCPSNNNVTSLKPSYF, encoded by the exons atg ATTTGCAAGCCTTTCATCACCATGATACAATACTTCCTgctctttgtcctgtcttctggGCTGGTGTTATCATCTGACTGCCCAGCAAGCTGTGACTGCCCAATGCAGGGGTCTATATTCTGCATTAATCTTCCTGCCCCCATTGTGCCTCGTGTCCCAACAACGACACAAAATCTCTACATCTTCCAAAATGCCATCATTACTTTGGCTCAAGAAGACTTCAAAGGTCTAATGGAGTTGGAGCTTTTAGATCTGAGCCAGAATGAGCTTACAGAGATTCCAGATGGTGTATTTGAGATGTTGTCAAAACTGAAGAACTTAGACTTGTCCACTAACCAGATTACCCATATATCCAAAGGCAGTTTTTCTGGCTTGGTACAGCTGGAGAGGCTGTATCTTCATTCAAATCGCATACAGAGCATTCATTTGGAAGCTTTTGAAGGTTTAGAAAAGTTGCTAGAACTAAAACTGCAAGGGAATCAGCTAACCTCGCTCCCATCACTTCAGTTCCCCAGTCTTCTCCTTTTAGACCTCAGCAACAACAATATTCCAACTTTGAGTCCCTCAGACCTACAGACTCCCCACCTGGAGACACTTAAGGTGGCCTCTCTAAAGCTTACTACTTTACATGAGGATCTCGTAGCCTCCCTGAAGAATCTTCATGAGCTAGACATTTCATCAAACCAGTTAGCTGAGGTGCCCAGGGCCCTAAAACATGATTTCCTAAAAGGGCTGACCAAGCTGAGCTTGGCTGGCAACCCATTGGGGGATCTGAGGGTGGAGGACTTTGATAAATTATCTGGGCTTCAAGAACTGGATCTCAGTAGTCTAAATCTCCAGGGATTCCCaccacatttttttcacactttccCCAAGTTGAGAACCCTGACAGCAGCTAAGAATCCATTTGACTGTTTGTGCCCATTAGCCTGGTTCCCTGTCTGGCTAAAAGAGAAGAAAGTGATTCTTGAGAGACATGAAGAGACCAGATGCCACTTTCCTCTAGTTAATGCTGGGAAGATGCTTTCAGAACTGGATCACAAAGATTTTGGATGTCCATCAACCACAACATTGCAAATGGGCTCTCCCATTGGAAGTACTTCTGTTCCACAGTTGCCATACACATCTCCAAGAACAACCCATACCAATGctattcctcctcctccaccacctagTGAAGAAACTATCTCTCCAAAAACAGAACCTCCAGTCTTCCCAAGCTCCACCAGTGGGCAATATGAGCACTTTTGTCCACCAAACATCTGCCTTAATGGTGGCACTTGTTATTTTGACCCAGTGGGAGAACTCGGCTGTTTGTGTCTGTCAGGGACATTTGGCCTCTACTGTGAAAATATGGATGATGTTCCTCAACCACCAGCAACTGAAGATTCTATAGTTACCACCGAGATGCCTGATAAACTTGATGCCATCAGTTCACGTCAGGTGACCTCCACATCAATCCTTCTTGACTTGCATCGGTTTATCAAGTCACAGCCGCATATTCGTGGCATCAAGTTGACCTACCGTAACCTCTCAGGGCCTGATCGCCGATCCATTACACTGAATGTTCCACCCAACTATCCTGAATACACTTTACGTGGTCTGAGACCAAACTGTACCTATTCAGTCTGTGCTAATCCTTTGGGAGAGAAAATCAGCTCTCGGGCCAACAACTCTGCTGAAATGGGGTCATGTACAGAGGCTCGTACCGAAGGGATTCCAGTGACATCCTCAGAGCCCTGGGTGGAGACACAGCCATCTATGACATATACTCTCATACCTGCTTTAGCTGCTCTTGCACTGGTGCTGGGATTTGCTGTGGTGGCTGGGACAATCATCTGTCTAAGGAAAAGGAAGCAGGCCAATTCTGGATTGGAGCCTGAACTGGGCCCCACTGATCCTGATCCCATGGAACTGGAGGGGAAACCTTGTCTGGAGAATGGAGGAAACGGTACAACACCCCTCAAACAGCCGGAGATCGATCATTGTTTTACTCCTCAGCCACTTCCATACATGCAACAAAACGGGGGGTTGGACTATGTAGCACTCTTAGTGCAAGGCCACTGCCCTTCAAATAACAATGTTACGTCACTAAAACCATCTTATTTCTAA
- the vasna gene encoding vasorin a isoform X2: MIQYFLLFVLSSGLVLSSDCPASCDCPMQGSIFCINLPAPIVPRVPTTTQNLYIFQNAIITLAQEDFKGLMELELLDLSQNELTEIPDGVFEMLSKLKNLDLSTNQITHISKGSFSGLVQLERLYLHSNRIQSIHLEAFEGLEKLLELKLQGNQLTSLPSLQFPSLLLLDLSNNNIPTLSPSDLQTPHLETLKVASLKLTTLHEDLVASLKNLHELDISSNQLAEVPRALKHDFLKGLTKLSLAGNPLGDLRVEDFDKLSGLQELDLSSLNLQGFPPHFFHTFPKLRTLTAAKNPFDCLCPLAWFPVWLKEKKVILERHEETRCHFPLVNAGKMLSELDHKDFGCPSTTTLQMGSPIGSTSVPQLPYTSPRTTHTNAIPPPPPPSEETISPKTEPPVFPSSTSGQYEHFCPPNICLNGGTCYFDPVGELGCLCLSGTFGLYCENMDDVPQPPATEDSIVTTEMPDKLDAISSRQVTSTSILLDLHRFIKSQPHIRGIKLTYRNLSGPDRRSITLNVPPNYPEYTLRGLRPNCTYSVCANPLGEKISSRANNSAEMGSCTEARTEGIPVTSSEPWVETQPSMTYTLIPALAALALVLGFAVVAGTIICLRKRKQANSGLEPELGPTDPDPMELEGKPCLENGGNGTTPLKQPEIDHCFTPQPLPYMQQNGGLDYVALLVQGHCPSNNNVTSLKPSYF, from the coding sequence ATGATACAATACTTCCTgctctttgtcctgtcttctggGCTGGTGTTATCATCTGACTGCCCAGCAAGCTGTGACTGCCCAATGCAGGGGTCTATATTCTGCATTAATCTTCCTGCCCCCATTGTGCCTCGTGTCCCAACAACGACACAAAATCTCTACATCTTCCAAAATGCCATCATTACTTTGGCTCAAGAAGACTTCAAAGGTCTAATGGAGTTGGAGCTTTTAGATCTGAGCCAGAATGAGCTTACAGAGATTCCAGATGGTGTATTTGAGATGTTGTCAAAACTGAAGAACTTAGACTTGTCCACTAACCAGATTACCCATATATCCAAAGGCAGTTTTTCTGGCTTGGTACAGCTGGAGAGGCTGTATCTTCATTCAAATCGCATACAGAGCATTCATTTGGAAGCTTTTGAAGGTTTAGAAAAGTTGCTAGAACTAAAACTGCAAGGGAATCAGCTAACCTCGCTCCCATCACTTCAGTTCCCCAGTCTTCTCCTTTTAGACCTCAGCAACAACAATATTCCAACTTTGAGTCCCTCAGACCTACAGACTCCCCACCTGGAGACACTTAAGGTGGCCTCTCTAAAGCTTACTACTTTACATGAGGATCTCGTAGCCTCCCTGAAGAATCTTCATGAGCTAGACATTTCATCAAACCAGTTAGCTGAGGTGCCCAGGGCCCTAAAACATGATTTCCTAAAAGGGCTGACCAAGCTGAGCTTGGCTGGCAACCCATTGGGGGATCTGAGGGTGGAGGACTTTGATAAATTATCTGGGCTTCAAGAACTGGATCTCAGTAGTCTAAATCTCCAGGGATTCCCaccacatttttttcacactttccCCAAGTTGAGAACCCTGACAGCAGCTAAGAATCCATTTGACTGTTTGTGCCCATTAGCCTGGTTCCCTGTCTGGCTAAAAGAGAAGAAAGTGATTCTTGAGAGACATGAAGAGACCAGATGCCACTTTCCTCTAGTTAATGCTGGGAAGATGCTTTCAGAACTGGATCACAAAGATTTTGGATGTCCATCAACCACAACATTGCAAATGGGCTCTCCCATTGGAAGTACTTCTGTTCCACAGTTGCCATACACATCTCCAAGAACAACCCATACCAATGctattcctcctcctccaccacctagTGAAGAAACTATCTCTCCAAAAACAGAACCTCCAGTCTTCCCAAGCTCCACCAGTGGGCAATATGAGCACTTTTGTCCACCAAACATCTGCCTTAATGGTGGCACTTGTTATTTTGACCCAGTGGGAGAACTCGGCTGTTTGTGTCTGTCAGGGACATTTGGCCTCTACTGTGAAAATATGGATGATGTTCCTCAACCACCAGCAACTGAAGATTCTATAGTTACCACCGAGATGCCTGATAAACTTGATGCCATCAGTTCACGTCAGGTGACCTCCACATCAATCCTTCTTGACTTGCATCGGTTTATCAAGTCACAGCCGCATATTCGTGGCATCAAGTTGACCTACCGTAACCTCTCAGGGCCTGATCGCCGATCCATTACACTGAATGTTCCACCCAACTATCCTGAATACACTTTACGTGGTCTGAGACCAAACTGTACCTATTCAGTCTGTGCTAATCCTTTGGGAGAGAAAATCAGCTCTCGGGCCAACAACTCTGCTGAAATGGGGTCATGTACAGAGGCTCGTACCGAAGGGATTCCAGTGACATCCTCAGAGCCCTGGGTGGAGACACAGCCATCTATGACATATACTCTCATACCTGCTTTAGCTGCTCTTGCACTGGTGCTGGGATTTGCTGTGGTGGCTGGGACAATCATCTGTCTAAGGAAAAGGAAGCAGGCCAATTCTGGATTGGAGCCTGAACTGGGCCCCACTGATCCTGATCCCATGGAACTGGAGGGGAAACCTTGTCTGGAGAATGGAGGAAACGGTACAACACCCCTCAAACAGCCGGAGATCGATCATTGTTTTACTCCTCAGCCACTTCCATACATGCAACAAAACGGGGGGTTGGACTATGTAGCACTCTTAGTGCAAGGCCACTGCCCTTCAAATAACAATGTTACGTCACTAAAACCATCTTATTTCTAA